The Prionailurus bengalensis isolate Pbe53 chromosome E4, Fcat_Pben_1.1_paternal_pri, whole genome shotgun sequence region AAGAAGAAGGGAGCTGGTCTCTAGGTACCTCTACTGTGAGGTGGGAGACTTGGCGGCATCAAACATCTTCTTCCGGCCTTCCATCCCAGACATGGCTTCCACGTTCTTCCTCCAGTCGCCCACCTCCACGGGCCTCTCCTGTGGGCAGGCCACACACACATCAGAGACTTAGCAGGCCAGAGGGCAGCCAGGCCCTCCAGACGTAAAAGAAACTAGGTGCTAGAAAGTcagactccaggggcgcctggctggctcagtgggtcagcgtctgacttcgtctcaggtcatgttctcgcagtctgtgagttcgagccccgcgtcgggctctgtgccgacagctggagcctgtttcggattctgtgtctccctctctctctggccccgcCCTgattgctgtctctgtctctctcaaaaataaacatttaaaaaaaaaaaaaaagaaaaggaaagaaagtcagactcctcggggcccctgggtgactcagttggttaagcgcctgattcttgatttcggctcaggtcatgtcacggttcatgggatcgagccccatgtgggagccccagtgtggagcctgcttgggattctctccctctctctctgcccctcccctgctcacacatgtgcatgcatgctctctctctctcccaaaataaataaacacatttaaacatttaaaaaaaagaagaaggaaagaaagtcagTCTCTTCAAGAAGAGGAAATGCTGACAGCCCTACCCAGCTGGTGAGGTCCAAGGACACATTCAGAGATAGACACATATCAAGCTCCACAGGAAGGAGGAGGCTGTGTCAGCTGGAAGTTCTGGATGATTGGGGCTAGTTCCCACCCCAGTGAACTCACAGCCCAACATTGCCTCCAGACCTACACCAACTTCCTGGTCTCGTGCTCAAGGCAGCTCAAGGCCACCCCTTCTAACCTACCTCCTCATAAATTGGCTCATGTCCCATTTTATCAGCATATTGCCTGGCCATCTCTTCTCTTTATGAAGCTTCTAGGGCCAGAGACCATGCCTTTCATCCATGTTCCTTCTAGAGCCCATCGATTCTGGGCACATATATTGAGCTCAATCAGCTTTGAGTGATTTGTTCCTGAATGAGTGATTGAACTCAGTTTTCTAATTTCTGTGCTCATGGGTCCTATGACCACAATGATCTGCTGTCTTTTTCCCCAGTAGCGACAGAGGTCACTGTCTCCCTTGTCATCCTAACTCCACATTCTCTTCACACTGGGTAGAGTTTTTACTTTATTGCTTGATCTGGCTTTCTTCATGTCCCAGTTTCCTCCTCAGATTGAGAGCAGCCTGAGAGAAGGGAGCAAGTCTTCTTTCTTCCAAAACAGAATAAGACTTCATCACTGGTCTCCCAGAGGGTTCTAGAATGTTCTAACAGGCTGCCTGGCCTCCAACAGGAGCTCCTGCCTGAGTCTATGTGATGGAGTGACTGGTAAAGGCTGATGGGACAGGGAGTGAAAGGTTCTGAGAAGAGGGCTCCtcaccttctctgtgtcttccttcttCACTGACTTCAGGTTGGCCCGCAGATCCATAGACACCTTGTGCTTGGAGCCCAGTAGGGCCCGGAGCATGGCATCAGCTGAGACCCGGACCCGACGCAGTGGTGGACGCTTGAATTTCCCACGGAGGTCCAGTACCTTCAGCTTCAGGTCCTTAATCTGCAGGTGAGAAGAATCGAGGGTTCACTGGAGAGACTGCGTGCACCCCCAGGGCACCCTTCCTGAGGACCTCAGACTTCGACAGTTCCAGCCAAAACCACCCGCCAAATTCTCCAGCTTCCAGGCCAGGCCCTCTGGGACACTCAGACCCACTCATCACTTTGCAAATAGCCACAATGTGTTTGTTGACgaatgaatgaaagagtaaaTGGACAGATAAAGCGCATTAGCCCCTCTCTGTCAGGGTGAATAGATAGGGCAGTCCCACCAAACTCAGCACAAGTCTGGTTTGGAAGccctgtttgggggggggggctgctgccTCTTATTCCCGTGGCCCCATTTCTGCTTCTAAGTAGCCCCTCCGAGTGAGCCTTCAAAGCAGTTCATTGAGGGCACAGCCTTGGTCCAGTGGGGCGGATGAACTCCACTCCAGGGTGCTATCTCTAGAGGGAATTCTGGGAAGATTAGTGATGCCACAAACCATCATTCCTGATGGGAGAAGTAGGAAGAAACAAAGTGGTGTCCCATCCCACTACGTCCCCTCCTCCCTGTTTGAACAAGCACCCAGGAGCAGCTCACTACAGCATCAGGAGTCCTGCCCTGCTAAGTTCTGCCCCATCACACTGGAGCAGGGTCTGGACTGAGCTAATATTCCCACGCCCCACACCGAGGGAGCACAGGGCGCTGCAGTGGGtgggcgtgggggcgggggggtagcGACCAGACCTGGTCCCACAATCACCACTGTGTGACCTGGACCAAATTTctcagcctctctgaacctcagcgtCCCTCTTTGTAACGTGCAGATAATAGCACCTACTTCATCCACGGGGGGTGTAGGGAGGATCAAAGGGTGCAATGCACATGAAAGCCATTCACAAAGGGAAGATGTTATTAACAAGCATATGATTGTTTGTGTGGGTGAACAAAGAGGGCAGCTCCTCTTAGGCTGAGGAGCCCGTGTGGCCGGTTGGGAGGAAGTTTGTGCTTTTCATCTGTGTGATTatcctctctgcccatctccagtCCTAGGGGCTGGAGTGGAGAGACCAGAGCTTCCCAAGAGGCCACTTCCCAGACCCTCCAGGAGAAGGGGGACCTACCTAGTCCACGGCTGCAGCATCATtgcccccccacctgccccggaCATTGGACATCGCCCCACCACGCACCCAGCCTGCCCTCTCCTCCTACAGGCTCACCTCCCTGGTGTTGTGGAGGCATTTGGCCTCAATGTCATATCTCTCCTCATCCACCACCTCCACCTTGGCGTGCAGGTCCCGGCAGAGGTCCTGGAGGAAGAAAGGTTAATCAAGCACAAACAGAAAAGAGGGGACAGGAGCTTTGGGGACCCCAGCCTTTCTTTTCtgcctccatgcccagcacctTTGCAAGATTTACATTCTGGAAAGGACCTGACCATCCCCTTTTCTCTGAGGTTCATGGCTTCTGATAGCTCAGTGTGTAagccctttgttttcctttctgagtataactgttttctttaaaaagttttcttataaaaatcagttaattgtagaaaatttgaaaactatgtgttaaacaaaaagaacataataaaaataacgagtggggtgcctgggtggctcagtcgattaaatgtcTGATTTCGGCCCAgagcatgatcttgtggtttgtgggttcgagccccgtgttggactctgcactgacaggtcagagcttggggcctgcttcagattctgtctctctctctctctctctctctctgcccttcccctctttctctctctctctctctctctctctctcccccccccaaaaaataaataaacatttaaaaaattttttaaaataatgagtgaTGTCACCAGTAGAAGATGACCATTGGTgacattttggtatatttccttccagtctcttTTCTCTGCAGCCACTGGCATGTAAACAGGTATCAGTGttttacaaacattaaaaacctatttgcaggagaaggggagaaatggGGCCTCCCAAgatcccccccactcccaccccactgCACACCTTCCAGGCCCTGGCACTGGTCTGATGTGGGGCCCCAGCCTTGGCCTGGCCCCACCCACAGAGCTGCTCCTCCCCGCTCCGAGTCTCCCTTCCTGCGCTTGTGACATGGGATCTACCAGCACCACCTCC contains the following coding sequences:
- the TNNI1 gene encoding troponin I, slow skeletal muscle, coding for MPEVERKPKITASRKLLLKSLMLAKAKECWEQEHEEREAEKARYLAERIPTLQTRGLSLSALQDLCRDLHAKVEVVDEERYDIEAKCLHNTREIKDLKLKVLDLRGKFKRPPLRRVRVSADAMLRALLGSKHKVSMDLRANLKSVKKEDTEKERPVEVGDWRKNVEAMSGMEGRKKMFDAAKSPTSQ